A single genomic interval of Ruminococcus sp. NK3A76 harbors:
- a CDS encoding aldo/keto reductase — MYTPNEKRYDKMVYNRIGRSGLRVSAISLGLWQNFGFGSSFTAAEEMCRTAFDLGITHFDLANNYGHPYNGSAEENFGKILDRGMRPFRDELCISTKAGYDMWPGVYGDKNGCRKYLISSLDQSLKRMKLDYVDIFYHHVFDPDTPLEETALALDHIVRQGKALYVGISNYNKAQTAEILAIFKELKTPFIVNQPSFSMLNRWVERDGLDKFCAENGIGLAVFSPLYQGFLTDRYLKGIPDDSRIGKGATWIKNELDDKMLARLNALNDLAAKRGQKLSQLAVAWLLNNKAVATVLCGASRPQQIIDNVGALENLTFTQAELDEIEKILAM, encoded by the coding sequence ATGTATACCCCGAATGAGAAACGCTATGATAAAATGGTCTATAACCGTATCGGCAGGAGCGGCCTGAGAGTTTCGGCCATATCGCTCGGCCTCTGGCAGAACTTCGGCTTCGGCTCGAGCTTCACCGCTGCCGAGGAGATGTGCCGTACCGCCTTTGACCTCGGTATCACACACTTTGACCTTGCAAATAACTACGGCCACCCCTATAACGGCTCTGCCGAGGAGAATTTCGGCAAGATACTCGACCGTGGTATGCGCCCTTTCCGTGACGAGCTGTGTATCTCCACAAAGGCCGGCTATGATATGTGGCCTGGCGTTTACGGCGATAAGAACGGCTGCCGCAAGTATCTGATATCCTCGCTCGACCAGAGCCTTAAAAGAATGAAGCTCGACTATGTCGATATCTTCTACCACCATGTCTTTGACCCTGATACCCCTCTTGAAGAAACAGCTCTTGCACTTGACCATATAGTGCGTCAGGGCAAGGCGCTCTATGTAGGCATATCAAACTACAACAAGGCGCAGACTGCCGAGATACTGGCGATATTTAAAGAGCTCAAGACACCATTTATCGTCAACCAGCCCTCTTTTTCTATGCTCAACCGCTGGGTCGAGCGTGACGGGCTCGATAAATTCTGTGCAGAAAACGGCATAGGCCTTGCGGTGTTCTCGCCGCTCTATCAGGGCTTTCTGACTGACAGGTATTTAAAAGGTATACCCGATGACTCCCGTATCGGCAAGGGCGCTACCTGGATAAAGAACGAGCTTGATGACAAGATGCTCGCCAGACTTAATGCCTTAAACGACCTCGCCGCTAAAAGAGGGCAGAAACTTTCTCAGCTCGCTGTAGCATGGCTTCTTAACAACAAGGCCGTGGCTACAGTGCTTTGCGGAGCGAGCAGGCCGCAGCAGATAATCGACAACGTGGGCGCTCTTGAAAACTTAACATTCACTCAGGCAGAGCTTGACGAGATTGAAAAGATACTCGCTATGTGA
- a CDS encoding flagellin: MSMVVRTNTMALNANNALNKNNSTVAGNLEKLSTGFKINRAADDASGLAISEKMKAQIKALDTASKNAEDGASLIKTAEGYMGEVHDMLNRIVELAEKSANGTYETKEGGAAKEAFGAAETDRQALQDEVDQLTAEIDRIATTANFNELKLMDGSMDKDNATNKGLVVTNDTLENGVFKEKGTSVASTAYTAGSALTLQIGETSGAADKLSVNIKSFKTDQLFNSLTTDTKNANNVATAQLVVAKNTTSTNANGVTLNVSNQESASVVAEKVRDVINDVSAQRAKLGAMENRIDYTINNLTTASENITDANSRIRDTDMAKTMMQYTQGNTLTQAAQAMLAQANQAPSSVLQLLQ; this comes from the coding sequence ATGAGTATGGTAGTTAGAACTAACACAATGGCACTGAACGCAAACAATGCGCTCAACAAGAACAACAGCACAGTAGCAGGCAACCTTGAAAAGTTGTCAACAGGTTTTAAGATCAACAGAGCAGCAGACGACGCTTCCGGTCTTGCAATAAGCGAGAAGATGAAGGCTCAGATCAAGGCTCTTGACACAGCTTCCAAGAACGCAGAGGACGGCGCTTCCCTTATCAAGACAGCTGAGGGTTACATGGGCGAAGTTCATGATATGCTTAACAGGATAGTAGAGCTTGCTGAGAAGTCGGCTAACGGTACTTATGAGACCAAGGAAGGCGGAGCGGCTAAAGAGGCTTTTGGAGCAGCTGAAACCGATCGTCAGGCACTTCAGGACGAAGTTGATCAGCTAACAGCTGAAATTGACAGAATTGCCACAACAGCCAACTTTAATGAGTTAAAACTTATGGATGGCTCTATGGACAAGGATAATGCAACAAATAAAGGCTTGGTTGTTACAAATGATACGTTAGAAAATGGTGTATTTAAAGAAAAAGGAACATCTGTTGCATCGACCGCATATACTGCTGGTTCTGCTCTTACACTTCAAATTGGTGAGACATCTGGCGCAGCTGATAAGCTGAGTGTAAACATTAAGAGCTTTAAAACAGATCAGCTGTTTAATTCATTAACAACTGATACAAAAAATGCTAATAATGTTGCAACTGCTCAGTTAGTGGTTGCAAAGAATACCACATCTACAAATGCTAATGGTGTAACACTTAACGTTTCCAATCAGGAATCTGCTTCTGTTGTTGCAGAAAAGGTACGTGACGTTATCAACGATGTATCTGCACAGAGAGCTAAGCTCGGTGCTATGGAGAACAGAATTGATTACACAATCAACAACCTGACAACTGCTTCTGAGAACATCACAGACGCTAATTCAAGAATCCGTGACACAGATATGGCTAAGACCATGATGCAGTATACACAGGGCAACACTCTTACACAGGCTGCTCAGGCTATGCTCGCTCAGGCAAACCAGGCTCCGTCATCGGTTCTCCAGCTCCTCCAGTAA
- a CDS encoding ECF transporter S component, which produces MKTNNFFNTKNLVILGLMTALVLIFSFTSIGTIPIGPLSITLNIIPIAIAAVTCGPAGGAVVGGVFGLMSFLQCIGIGVPSGMGAALFAINPFLAFVQRFIPRLADGLIAGFVFKALRDKAAKPVACGITGFCSAFFNTLFFMSALVLLFGNTQYMKDLMGGKNVLVFIVTFVGVNALVEMIVSTVFTAAVGTALFKARLIPSQKKAQEAA; this is translated from the coding sequence ATGAAAACAAACAATTTCTTCAACACCAAAAATCTTGTTATCCTGGGGCTTATGACAGCACTTGTGCTGATCTTCTCGTTCACATCTATCGGCACTATCCCGATAGGCCCACTCTCGATAACACTCAACATCATACCTATAGCTATCGCAGCTGTTACCTGCGGCCCTGCCGGCGGTGCTGTCGTCGGTGGTGTGTTCGGCCTTATGAGCTTTTTACAGTGCATAGGCATAGGCGTTCCTTCGGGAATGGGTGCAGCACTTTTCGCTATCAACCCTTTCCTCGCATTCGTTCAGAGATTTATCCCGAGACTTGCTGACGGCCTTATCGCAGGCTTTGTATTCAAGGCTCTCAGAGACAAGGCAGCAAAGCCCGTTGCCTGCGGTATCACAGGTTTCTGCTCGGCATTCTTCAATACACTTTTCTTTATGAGTGCGCTCGTGCTGCTCTTTGGCAACACTCAGTATATGAAGGATCTCATGGGCGGCAAGAATGTCCTCGTATTCATCGTGACATTTGTAGGCGTGAATGCGCTTGTTGAGATGATCGTTTCCACGGTCTTCACAGCAGCAGTAGGCACAGCACTTTTCAAGGCACGCCTTATCCCGTCTCAGAAAAAGGCTCAGGAAGCCGCATAA
- a CDS encoding type III pantothenate kinase, whose protein sequence is MILAIDVGNTNIVLGCFDDKQILFRERISTNQLATDLEYMTLFSTALKLHSLSEENISGAIISSVVPSVTNTLKQAITKLAGVTAMVVGPGVKTGLSIMIDNPATLGADLAVDAAAAISEYKAPMIIIDMGTATTMSVVDKNKNYIGGVIMTGMAVSSDALTSRTSQLPRIAFETPKKIIGTNTVDCMKSGIMFSTASALDGMIERMEEELGEKCTVIATGGLAPLIIPLCKRDITLDEDLLLKGLMVIYNKNKKD, encoded by the coding sequence ATGATACTCGCTATCGACGTGGGAAATACAAATATCGTGCTCGGCTGCTTTGATGATAAGCAGATACTTTTCCGTGAGAGGATATCGACAAATCAGCTCGCAACTGACCTTGAATACATGACGCTGTTCTCGACGGCGCTGAAACTGCACTCGCTCTCGGAGGAGAATATCTCAGGCGCTATTATCTCGTCAGTCGTGCCGAGCGTTACAAATACCCTTAAGCAGGCGATAACCAAGCTCGCAGGAGTTACCGCTATGGTGGTGGGCCCCGGCGTAAAGACAGGTCTCAGCATCATGATAGACAACCCTGCCACACTCGGCGCTGATCTTGCCGTGGACGCAGCTGCCGCTATCAGCGAATACAAAGCCCCGATGATAATCATCGACATGGGCACAGCTACCACAATGTCGGTGGTGGATAAGAACAAAAACTACATCGGCGGTGTTATCATGACAGGTATGGCCGTATCGAGCGATGCGCTGACCTCACGCACCTCGCAGCTGCCGAGGATAGCTTTTGAGACACCTAAAAAGATAATCGGCACCAACACCGTTGACTGTATGAAAAGCGGTATCATGTTCTCGACCGCAAGCGCACTCGACGGCATGATAGAGCGCATGGAGGAGGAGCTCGGCGAGAAGTGTACCGTAATCGCCACCGGCGGCCTTGCACCGCTCATAATCCCGCTGTGCAAGAGGGATATCACCCTCGATGAAGACCTACTGCTCAAAGGCCTTATGGTCATATACAACAAGAATAAAAAAGACTGA
- the coaBC gene encoding bifunctional phosphopantothenoylcysteine decarboxylase/phosphopantothenate--cysteine ligase CoaBC: MLKGKTVVLAVTGSIAAYKMANVARMLIKLGADVHVLMTQNATQFINPITFETLTSHKCLIDTFDRNFQYSVEHVALAKAADIVLIAPASANVIGKIANGIADDMLTTTVMACPCRKLVSPAMNHNMLHNPIVEDNIKKLASYGYGIIASDRGMLANGDIGDGRMPEESVLVEHVIQEIAFEKDLTGKNILVTAGATREAIDPVRFISNHSSGKMGVAVARAAARRGADVTLVHAHMETGEPMFVNNISVTSAADMYDAVMANSEKADIIIKAAAVADYTPETVAESKIKKKDGDMSIPLKRTQDILKALGGKKREGQIICGFSMETDDMIENSRRKLDSKNCDMICANSLRTQGAGFGVDTNVITMITKDDMQELPIMSKDDAAHRILDKIRGML, encoded by the coding sequence ATGCTCAAGGGAAAGACCGTAGTTTTAGCCGTAACAGGCTCTATAGCCGCATACAAAATGGCGAATGTCGCAAGAATGCTCATAAAGCTGGGCGCTGATGTTCACGTTCTTATGACGCAGAATGCAACACAGTTTATAAACCCTATCACCTTTGAAACGCTGACCTCGCACAAGTGCCTTATCGACACTTTCGACAGGAACTTCCAGTACAGCGTCGAGCACGTTGCCCTTGCAAAGGCTGCCGACATCGTGCTGATAGCTCCTGCCTCTGCAAATGTCATAGGCAAGATAGCAAACGGCATTGCAGACGATATGCTCACGACTACCGTTATGGCCTGCCCGTGCAGGAAGCTCGTCTCCCCTGCCATGAATCACAATATGCTGCACAACCCGATAGTTGAAGACAACATCAAAAAGCTCGCATCATACGGCTACGGGATAATAGCATCTGACCGTGGAATGCTTGCAAACGGCGACATAGGCGACGGCCGTATGCCCGAGGAGAGCGTACTTGTTGAGCACGTTATTCAGGAGATAGCATTTGAAAAAGACCTGACCGGCAAGAACATACTCGTCACCGCCGGTGCAACAAGAGAAGCGATAGACCCTGTGCGCTTTATATCAAATCATTCAAGCGGCAAAATGGGCGTTGCCGTTGCAAGAGCTGCTGCAAGGCGTGGGGCTGACGTAACGCTCGTTCATGCGCACATGGAGACAGGTGAACCGATGTTTGTAAACAACATTTCCGTCACATCGGCGGCTGATATGTATGATGCTGTAATGGCGAACAGCGAAAAGGCCGACATCATTATAAAAGCTGCAGCCGTTGCAGACTACACCCCCGAAACGGTAGCTGAGAGCAAGATAAAGAAAAAGGACGGAGATATGTCTATCCCCCTAAAGCGCACGCAGGACATCTTAAAAGCCCTCGGCGGGAAAAAGCGTGAGGGGCAGATAATATGCGGCTTCTCTATGGAGACTGATGATATGATAGAGAATTCACGCCGAAAACTCGACAGCAAAAACTGCGACATGATATGCGCAAACTCATTAAGAACGCAGGGCGCAGGCTTCGGCGTTGACACAAACGTGATAACCATGATAACAAAGGACGATATGCAGGAGCTGCCCATTATGTCCAAGGACGATGCAGCGCACAGGATACTTGACAAGATAAGGGGTATGCTGTGA
- a CDS encoding alpha-galactosidase: MAKRISYFENGIYMLFEINDENEIKLLHFAPVPFSEKDIEPYCEEKGFALFEAAKSFRPVEINLSGLDRPLERHGNKYIITAPGYRMKFKDINDTANQLGRLIEVTCYDEPTGIETVSHYQFYNGVSVCRVWTTVTNKGDEPQVLEYVSSFNLNGIEKEGSLPQDKKMLFWVCHNSWQRELSWQSYTLPQLGLSQTQPTPFQHSSKVFAIGNVGNWSAKEYIPMGVIENTETGSALVWQIEHNGSWHAEVSDEEGHLYLQLSGPTEIESHFTKTLKPGDVFESVTAAVGVAKKDNMPAFDNAIAELTRYRRLIRRRNKDNERLAVIFNDYMNCLWGDPTEEKEYPLIDAAAKAGCEYFCIDAGWYADGAWWDEVGEWQVSHKRFPNGLRPVTDYIRSKGMIPGVWLELEVMGINCPLLKGRADDSWFFMRHGKRVYDRSRYQLDFRNEKVREFAAETIDRLTNEYGIGYIKMDYNIEPGIGTETDADSFGDGLLGHERAYISWLRDTFKRHPSLIIENCSSGGLRMDYQMLSLYSIQSTSDQDDYKLYCTIAANSPTALTPEQSAIWSYPKTDGNSEEVVFNMVNAMLLRIHQSGHLAYINEQSGELVKQAIKLYREIRKDIRSAVPFWPIGLSGFGDEFTSLGLRNDDGSAYIAVWRREGDSGSVTLPVGYLSGRQARAECIYPSFADNRYEFADGALTADMAPYTARLFKITPDDKEQ; the protein is encoded by the coding sequence ATGGCAAAGCGAATAAGCTATTTTGAAAACGGCATCTATATGCTGTTTGAGATAAACGACGAGAATGAGATAAAACTGCTGCATTTTGCACCGGTGCCGTTTTCGGAAAAAGACATTGAGCCCTACTGCGAGGAGAAGGGCTTTGCGCTTTTTGAGGCTGCAAAGAGCTTCCGCCCGGTGGAGATAAACCTCTCAGGGCTTGACAGGCCTTTAGAGCGCCACGGCAACAAATATATCATCACAGCCCCCGGCTACCGCATGAAGTTTAAAGATATAAACGACACGGCAAACCAGCTCGGCAGGCTTATCGAAGTCACCTGCTATGACGAGCCGACAGGCATCGAGACTGTGTCGCACTATCAGTTTTATAACGGTGTGAGCGTTTGCAGGGTATGGACTACCGTCACCAACAAGGGTGATGAGCCGCAGGTGCTTGAATATGTATCCTCCTTCAATCTAAACGGCATTGAAAAGGAAGGCAGTCTGCCTCAGGATAAGAAGATGCTGTTCTGGGTATGCCACAACTCATGGCAGAGAGAGCTCAGCTGGCAGAGCTACACGCTGCCGCAGCTCGGACTTTCGCAGACGCAGCCGACGCCTTTCCAGCACAGCTCGAAGGTCTTTGCGATAGGCAATGTCGGCAACTGGTCGGCAAAGGAATACATACCTATGGGTGTGATAGAAAACACCGAGACAGGCTCGGCACTTGTATGGCAGATAGAGCACAACGGCTCATGGCACGCAGAAGTCTCTGACGAGGAGGGGCATCTGTATCTTCAGCTCAGCGGCCCTACTGAGATAGAATCACACTTTACAAAGACACTTAAGCCGGGCGACGTGTTCGAGTCGGTGACTGCGGCTGTGGGCGTTGCAAAAAAGGACAATATGCCGGCGTTTGACAACGCAATAGCCGAGCTTACACGCTACCGCCGTCTGATACGCCGCCGCAACAAGGACAACGAGCGCCTTGCCGTAATATTCAACGACTACATGAACTGCCTGTGGGGCGACCCGACCGAGGAGAAGGAATACCCCCTCATAGACGCTGCTGCAAAGGCCGGGTGCGAGTATTTCTGCATTGATGCCGGCTGGTATGCTGACGGTGCGTGGTGGGACGAGGTCGGCGAGTGGCAGGTATCACACAAGCGCTTCCCGAACGGCTTACGCCCTGTCACCGACTACATAAGAAGCAAGGGCATGATACCGGGTGTATGGTTAGAGCTGGAGGTCATGGGAATAAACTGTCCGCTGTTAAAGGGCAGGGCAGACGACAGCTGGTTCTTTATGCGGCACGGCAAGAGAGTGTATGACCGCAGCCGCTATCAGCTCGATTTCAGGAACGAAAAGGTAAGAGAGTTCGCTGCTGAGACTATCGACAGGCTTACAAACGAATACGGCATCGGCTACATCAAAATGGATTACAACATCGAGCCCGGCATAGGCACCGAGACTGACGCTGACAGCTTCGGCGACGGCCTGCTCGGGCACGAGAGAGCATACATAAGCTGGCTCAGAGACACCTTCAAGCGCCACCCCTCGCTCATTATCGAGAACTGTTCGAGCGGAGGGCTGAGAATGGACTATCAGATGCTCTCGCTGTATTCGATACAGTCAACCTCTGACCAGGACGACTACAAGCTCTACTGCACTATCGCTGCAAACTCCCCCACTGCGCTCACACCCGAGCAGTCGGCTATCTGGAGCTACCCGAAGACCGACGGCAACAGCGAGGAGGTAGTCTTCAACATGGTAAATGCCATGCTGCTGCGCATACATCAGAGCGGTCATTTAGCATACATAAACGAGCAGAGCGGCGAGCTTGTAAAACAGGCGATAAAGCTCTACCGTGAGATAAGAAAAGACATACGCTCAGCCGTGCCTTTCTGGCCGATAGGCTTATCAGGGTTCGGTGACGAATTCACCTCTTTAGGGCTCAGAAATGACGACGGCAGCGCATACATCGCTGTATGGAGGCGTGAGGGAGACAGCGGAAGTGTCACTCTGCCTGTGGGGTATCTTAGCGGCAGGCAGGCAAGGGCCGAGTGCATTTATCCTTCGTTTGCAGACAACAGATATGAGTTTGCAGACGGTGCGCTGACCGCAGACATGGCACCCTACACCGCAAGGCTGTTTAAGATAACGCCCGATGACAAGGAGCAATAA
- a CDS encoding cellulase family glycosylhydrolase, with translation MSDEKDIKTPDENEAPEAEAAPEADTAPEPQQPSGEVDKAKKKRLLTAFIALDVLVVAVIAAIALMHNAKKDDSSSKGESSSVSASSSEDEGGDDASSEESAGGLPVGGDDASSDNESSDSSSEEDSSSEADSSSEESSQDDSSDADDKKSDGYTIVYNAGNGWEDSGVQMCTLELKIENNTSSPISGWTLVCDIDGLKSVDGWNGTWKASGSTLTITNADYNGEIPAGGSQVIGCNIGTTSALKIKSAKLNKKDCTVKAGKVDQNQQNNQNNNNNQNNNNGGNNNGASSKSTKELLTRNKNAVQGDDWLHTDGSKILDKDGKEVWLTGVNWFGYNTGTNTFDGLWNSELAPTVKAIADHGFNLIRVPISAELINNWAAGDYPQANYNNAYNAELNQMNSLEIFEYFLKLAEDNGLKVMLDIHSANTDASGHNANLWYTDRVSEEDYYAALEWAADRYKKNDTIIAFDLKNEPHGKPNEGDSAAIWNDSKDKNNWKNTAEVAASKVLAKNPNVLIMVEGTEIYPKDIKKNGDYKSTDDDDYYFNWWGGNLRGVKDYPVDLGKYQDKLVYSPHDYGPTVYEQPWFKGSYDFDSLMKDCWKDNWFYICENDTAPLLIGEWGGFMTEPNLTWMTYMRKLIKDNHLNHTFWCFNANSGDTGGLVLDDFTTWDDEKYNFVKEVLWQESGKFVGLDHAIKLGANGITLKSAKGL, from the coding sequence ATGTCTGATGAAAAGGATATAAAGACCCCTGACGAAAACGAAGCTCCCGAAGCAGAGGCAGCCCCCGAAGCTGATACTGCGCCCGAGCCGCAGCAGCCGTCGGGCGAAGTGGACAAGGCAAAGAAAAAGCGCCTGCTGACGGCGTTTATAGCACTTGATGTGCTGGTGGTGGCTGTTATCGCTGCTATAGCACTCATGCACAATGCAAAGAAAGACGACAGCTCATCAAAGGGTGAGAGCTCGTCTGTGTCGGCATCGAGCAGCGAGGACGAGGGAGGCGACGACGCATCTTCCGAGGAGAGCGCAGGCGGCCTGCCTGTAGGCGGTGACGATGCATCATCTGACAATGAGAGCTCAGACAGCTCGTCGGAGGAAGACAGCTCATCTGAAGCTGACAGCTCGTCAGAAGAAAGCTCGCAGGACGACTCATCGGACGCTGACGACAAAAAGAGCGACGGCTATACTATAGTATATAATGCAGGCAACGGCTGGGAAGACAGCGGCGTACAGATGTGCACCTTAGAGCTCAAAATAGAAAACAACACATCTTCTCCGATAAGCGGCTGGACGCTGGTGTGCGACATTGACGGATTAAAGAGCGTTGACGGCTGGAACGGCACATGGAAGGCAAGCGGCAGCACGCTCACCATAACGAACGCTGACTACAACGGCGAGATCCCGGCAGGCGGCTCGCAGGTCATAGGCTGCAACATCGGCACGACTTCGGCACTTAAGATAAAGAGCGCAAAGCTCAACAAGAAGGACTGCACGGTAAAGGCCGGCAAGGTAGACCAGAACCAGCAGAACAATCAAAACAACAATAACAACCAGAACAATAATAACGGCGGCAATAACAACGGTGCATCGTCAAAGAGCACCAAGGAGCTTCTGACAAGGAACAAGAACGCCGTACAGGGCGACGACTGGCTGCACACCGACGGCAGCAAGATACTCGACAAGGACGGCAAGGAGGTCTGGCTGACAGGTGTGAACTGGTTCGGCTACAACACAGGCACGAACACCTTTGACGGGTTATGGAACAGCGAGCTTGCACCGACTGTCAAGGCGATAGCAGACCACGGCTTCAACCTGATAAGAGTTCCGATATCGGCTGAGCTGATAAACAACTGGGCGGCAGGCGATTATCCGCAGGCAAACTACAACAACGCCTACAACGCAGAGCTAAATCAGATGAACAGCCTGGAGATATTTGAGTATTTCCTTAAGCTGGCGGAGGACAACGGGCTTAAGGTAATGCTCGACATACACTCAGCAAACACTGATGCATCGGGTCACAACGCAAATCTCTGGTACACTGACAGGGTGAGCGAGGAGGATTACTACGCAGCACTTGAATGGGCGGCTGACAGGTACAAGAAGAATGACACGATAATAGCCTTCGACCTTAAAAACGAGCCGCACGGCAAGCCTAACGAGGGCGACAGTGCTGCTATATGGAACGACTCGAAGGACAAGAACAACTGGAAGAACACCGCAGAGGTGGCGGCTTCCAAGGTGCTTGCAAAGAACCCGAACGTGCTCATTATGGTAGAGGGCACGGAGATATACCCGAAGGACATCAAGAAAAACGGCGACTACAAGTCCACCGATGATGATGACTACTACTTCAACTGGTGGGGCGGCAACTTACGAGGTGTAAAGGACTATCCTGTTGACCTTGGCAAGTATCAGGACAAGCTCGTTTACTCGCCGCACGACTACGGCCCGACTGTTTACGAGCAGCCGTGGTTCAAGGGCAGCTACGACTTTGACAGCCTGATGAAGGACTGCTGGAAGGACAACTGGTTCTACATCTGCGAGAACGACACGGCTCCCCTGCTGATAGGCGAATGGGGCGGATTTATGACCGAGCCGAACCTCACATGGATGACCTACATGAGAAAGCTCATAAAGGACAATCACTTAAACCACACCTTCTGGTGCTTCAACGCAAACTCAGGCGACACGGGCGGCTTAGTGCTTGATGACTTCACCACCTGGGACGACGAGAAATACAACTTCGTCAAGGAAGTGCTCTGGCAGGAAAGCGGCAAGTTCGTCGGTCTTGACCATGCGATAAAGCTCGGCGCAAACGGCATAACGCTTAAGAGCGCAAAGGGGCTTTGA
- a CDS encoding flagellin — MSMVVRTNTMALNANNALNKNNSTVAGNLEKLSTGFKINRAADDASGLAISEKMKAQIKALDTASKNAEDGASLIKTAEGYMGEVHDMLNRIVELAEKSANGTYETVDGGTKNENFTKAGDASTTGVDRQALQDEVNQLTAEIDRIATTANFNELKLFNGDMDTSAARTIAKVEVAAADKKAGAIEVAETTIAKKEGSALTLQIGETSGAADKLGISLKSLKTNDLFADLKATSVYVDDTKKVGLTGDNYSGGKGVSTNTEGLTLNISNQNAASVVAEKVRDVINNVSSQRASLGAMENRLDYTINNLTTASENITDANSRIRDTDMAKTMMQYTQGNTLTQAAQAMLAQANQAPSQVLQLLQ, encoded by the coding sequence ATGAGTATGGTAGTTAGAACTAACACAATGGCACTGAACGCAAACAATGCGCTCAACAAGAACAATTCAACAGTAGCAGGCAACCTTGAAAAGTTGTCAACAGGTTTTAAGATCAACAGAGCAGCAGACGACGCTTCCGGTCTTGCAATAAGCGAGAAGATGAAGGCTCAGATCAAGGCTCTTGACACAGCTTCCAAGAACGCAGAGGACGGCGCTTCCCTTATCAAGACAGCTGAGGGTTACATGGGCGAAGTTCATGATATGCTTAACAGGATAGTAGAGCTTGCTGAGAAGTCGGCTAATGGTACTTATGAGACTGTTGATGGTGGCACCAAAAATGAAAACTTTACAAAAGCAGGCGATGCATCAACCACTGGTGTTGACCGTCAGGCTTTACAAGACGAAGTAAACCAGCTAACAGCTGAAATTGACAGAATTGCTACAACAGCTAATTTCAATGAATTAAAACTGTTTAATGGTGATATGGATACTTCCGCCGCAAGAACAATAGCAAAAGTGGAAGTTGCAGCTGCTGATAAGAAAGCAGGAGCAATTGAAGTTGCTGAAACAACCATTGCTAAAAAGGAAGGCAGTGCGTTGACATTACAGATAGGTGAAACTTCTGGTGCGGCTGATAAGTTGGGAATCAGCTTAAAGAGCTTGAAGACAAATGATTTATTTGCTGATTTGAAGGCAACAAGTGTTTATGTTGATGATACAAAAAAGGTTGGTCTTACAGGCGATAATTATTCTGGTGGTAAAGGTGTTTCGACTAATACTGAAGGTTTAACGCTTAATATCTCAAATCAGAATGCAGCTTCCGTAGTTGCAGAGAAGGTTAGAGATGTTATCAACAACGTATCTTCACAGAGAGCTTCTCTCGGTGCTATGGAGAACAGACTTGATTACACGATCAACAACCTGACAACTGCTTCTGAGAACATCACAGACGCTAACTCCAGAATCCGTGATACAGATATGGCTAAGACCATGATGCAGTATACACAGGGCAATACCCTTACACAGGCTGCTCAGGCTATGCTTGCTCAGGCAAACCAGGCTCCTTCACAGGTTCTCCAGCTGCTCCAGTAA